atactattaataaaacCTTTAACTGAGTTGATGTCACGAGTTAGCCGGATACCTACTCTATTAGGAATTGACTAATATACATTTTTATTAAATGACTACGACTATTATTGTGGTGGCATTTTTGTTTTTTGGTACTTTTATATAGTTTTATACTACTAATATACTTTTAAAATGTCTAGATGAATTTACAAACAAATTCTTTACCACTACACCAAAAATAATTATTGAgtaactttttaaaaaattaacttttaaaataaaatgttttctttCAACATGTGTATATAGATAATATTACCGATTGAGTTAATGTCACAAATTAACTCGACACTAACTCACAATTGATGACTATACCATAGTAAACAATTGTAGTGCATTTAATATTGTTAATATGATGTATTTATGTGTTTGAATTTCATTTTACTTACAATTTAAtctaacttttatttttatattgtacatatttcatgtgttattatgacCAATTAATTTCAAATCATACGCTCCATTACTTATTGTATGATATTcttaaacacatatttatattcTAAATTGTTATTTccacatacatatatgtatgataGAATTTCTTATTGATAATATTGTTCGTTGAATTGGTGTCAccacttattttttattttaatatcaaacatatttcatatattattataattaattatttttaaattatatatttttatattatttttaaacacatttatatattaattactaGGAATAAAAAATAATCGAAAAACACTTACTAGTATTTGTTAACAAAAATGATGGTAGTTACCAGTTCCTCCATTGTCGTTGTACCACTGTACAGCATAACATAACCAGGCTATtagcgttttttttttttttaaacagatAAAAAAGAAAACAGTCCAGTAAATAGCCATTTTCCTTTTTTTGGTGGTTAAACTTTTCTAAAAAGAAAACTCTTTTTTTTCAAGCTTGGCTTTGAAGAACAATAGACAGAGACTCTTCTCGGCGAAACCTCAACTGTTTAGCAATAAAGTCTTCGATCGCTCGTTGAAACTCTTCATTGCTCAAATCGTCTTCAGGAAATAATTTTTCGTCCAGGTTTTCAATTTTTTGGCATTTCTTCTCGCTCTCCGATCGTCGTAGTTCCTTTTTCACTTTCTCCCTTTCCAACTTCTCCGATTTACTTCTCCTATACACTCTCCGATTATCGGCTTCAAAGTCAGAGTCTGACTCTGGCTCCAGTTCTGGTTCCATGTCTTCGCACTCGCGAGTAGATGTGTTCACTTCAGAGATGATCTCCTTATCTTGATACACAATCTCTTCTTGAGACACCGATTTGGAGTGAGTGTCTGCGGTCTTGATGATTATTTCCTCGCAGACTTTGGAATCGGCATTGCGAACGGCGGAGAAGATACCGGACTTAGCAATTAGAGTGATGATGATGAGGTTACAGATGAGGAAAACGAAGAACGGACTGGCGATGATGCCGCCGAGTTTCAAAACAAACTCGCCGGAGATTTTGATGGCAAAAGGCACGCGCTCGGCAGTCCACGCCAAAAACAGCAAAGCCGAAAGCACTTCAAAAATACGAAACACCTTTGCTATGCTTTGAAGACGATTGTATTTCTTCATCGCCTTAACTTTCTCTGTTTTCACGTTATGGAAATAAAAGGAATCCATAACAGCAACGTTTCCGAGGCATTCAACGGTGAAAACCGATAGGAATTTGGAAAGTTTCAAAAGTTTCGTTTGGTTCCGTGGAAACTGGTTTTCAACTTTCCGGGAAAATAAATGCCGGATTTGAAAAAGGATGGAGAGAGGGGGTACGGTTTTGGAGTCGCAGTGTAAGAGCAGTGAGGTTTCTCCTCCTTTTCAATCGTAGGGTAATTGTTATTATATAGACAACcgatgaaattatttttattttatttttaataagaaTTTTGTTAATAGACGTCaattttttccaatttttttaaagttttaagtactacaaatacaaatacaaatataaatataaatatatatctaattaattatattataaaatccAACCAATACAATGCAGTGATTAATTATAACTGACGAAAAACCGAATAAAAGGCCAACTAATcactaaaacaaataaatattatttaatttataaaatcttATTATTGactaaatttgattaaaaattataataatatattataaaaattaatataaaataaatgagattttaataatttattgtgtcttaaatttaaatttattatgtgTATTTCCTAAATTATGTATAGAAAATAAAATGAcaacttaaaatataaaataacaaatgtttggttttttataaaagaaataaatgttttgtaatttttcaattAAGTTGAGACTCAGATTAATGAACAACTAATTTAGACATAATCTGTACTTATGAATATTTAAAGTTTTAATTGAATTGGTGTCACCGTCAACCAAGTTTCAACTCAGTAATGAGTTTACTAAAAAAAGCCTTATATTTTACAAAAGGTAAATATAATACATACATATGATATGATTCGAACTCAAAACATTATAAACTATACTCTTTCTCTTTTGATATAATGCCTAAAACTACCCACAATCACTTTCCGACCTTTAATTAGGAGGACAATTGCACTTTAACACCCTCGAACCCACGTTCTCCTATATTAACAACAAAGTCAATACCAACTgaactaaaactcaatcaacATAAAATCTACTCTCTTAAATATACTATCTCAGCAAAagaacatatttcatatttatattaattttataaatttattaaataattatttttaccaaCATGGTCTATAATAATTGTATAATATATGttgtaatttattattaaatactaCAATAAATTATAGGATACTTAACTTTTAACAAGTGAAACTTTTTcaactttgtaaaaaaaaaaaaaaaaacaaggacTTAAAAACACTTTCGAACAAaatcattttaataataaaacacGTTTtccactttttttttaaataatacaatatttttaagattttatttatagctatataaaaaatattttaaaataaaatgtagCTCTAGTTGAAAAGGTAAAGATTATAATATGTTAAATTCAGATCTTATAATTCTCTTTATACgtgtgaattttttaaatttatcaaaatataaaaaaacataagtatttttaaaataatattcattACTTTATAAATAGaatgaatttttagtaaatttatatCTAAGTTCAGATCGATTAGTAGAAAATATTATCtcatttaacttatatatatatatatataaatttaaatttgataGTTTTAATGCATCAAAGATAAGCCTAGAGAGAGGATTTCTTGAGATTAGCCTTCTTTCACTTTGTATTGTGTGATTTAAGTtgatatttttgtaaaattttgtcataagttaatttttaaatttaaaatttgatgtcTTAAAAAATGCTGAAAAGtaattttttagttttaaatttaaaaattaatttaatcattcgGTAATATTTTCTTACTATAGATTTTTCGTAATGatttacttttaaaattgatataattgtattgatgtaaaattttaatgaaaatactAGCTATCCTttacaaaaaataccaaaatgataACAAATGAATTAGATTAAGATTTGTCTTATACAACGGTtaagatatataaataaaaattagcaataaaactttttaaatacaaaattaaatttcaaatttcattcaaatattacttaaaatttatattagtaCACAAAGAATCAAAACTTTACTCGGAGTTATGATCTGTATGTTAAATCTTTGGTTGAGTTGGTATCATGAGTTAATTGGGACACTCACTTAGTTGGAAAATGATTAAAAACAATTCTTTTACAAAATAATAATCTGTCATACCAAATTGAGTCGATTAATTCGTCCAAATTTCATACCAACCTTTCGGATCATAATCTGCTATACATAATCTTTCACAATTGTAGTTTATGTTAAATCTCATTATCAAATTTTATATTCTAATACTATCCAATACAGTATAACATGCTATTATTTCAtatatcatgcataacaaacaaaatcGAGTCTAAGTCGAGTTTACAAAAGCTCTAAAATTGACTTGGAAACAAACAGGGATCAAAATGTAACATTTTCATTAGATAAAGGTAATTATGCAAAACAGGGGTTACACGATTGTGTGTCCAGACAATGTAACAAATTGAGGTCGTTTGAAACTTAAATGACCAAATCTACAAGGCTCACATAGGTGTGCAACCAGCCCGTGTGACAATCAGGAACTATGTGGGTTCAATGTTTCCTAATTTCCaatggacacacgaccgtgtctataATATGTCATTATGTGCTTATCTTGTGTAAGAAAAACCAAATGCTCAAATTATACATAAAAAGCCATTCAATCCTGCACAAAAAGCATTCCAAAAACATGTCTAAATATTCATTCAACCAGTATGCCACAATTGACACCTCAAACACAAAGATTACATAAAACTTTACAAGTTTTCCACATCATTCAAACAAAACATTTAACAAAACTTAAACACCTATCATATAGTCATCAATCACAAGTATTATGTGCATATTATAACCATTAACATCCAAATGATACTTATACGTATTAAGGTTTCTATGACATGAACCATTCAACCAATCTAAATTCCAAGCCATTCATAAGTTCAAGTCTTACCTTTGGGCTTTCAAAACTTTTTCATTCGTATTGATGTTCATATATGCTTCGCATTATGCCCAAAGCACATAAGATTCATATCCCTTCATGTAACAAAGACATGATTCATTTAAACTAATTAGCATATTTATCTAACTACTAAATCTAATCACTATTATAACATTTCAAgcctatttataatttatttatacttAACCAAAATACGCACCAATTCATATCACCATGAACCATTTCAAAACCTTTCTATCACCATACCAATATGCTCAAAATCTACCTTTGGGTTCCATAccaatattaaaacatataatcaAATTATACTAACTTCCATTCCCAACTTTTCAAAACATAATTATAAGCATTATTTGTTTCTAATTCAAATATCCTAAACATAGCAAAATACAAAGGACTCTACCAAGTACATGCTCTTTTTATAGTATCACTATTCACATCCAATTTCATGAATTAATTAAATCATACAACattttattctattcaatttaatccaagtCTCGATATTCACTTCCACTCTTAGCATTTTCACTCAACATTTATTAATATCTTaccttaattgtaacacccctaacccgtatccatcgccaaaatagggttatggagcattacaggacaacaaaatagtaaatcattcaattcatacattaatacaaacataatcaaattgtTTGGACCTTAAGGAGCTCAAATACTAACAAAAATACAAAATCAAAATGACATTAATCGGGTCAAAAACACATCAAAACCAACTTAatatgtgcctaaccaatgtaccttcATTGGTACCACAGTTATATACAACTTAATCTCAAAATACacattaattcaattcatcaactcATTCAAGCAAATACCAAATCAAAACACCTAACAAAGTTACCACACAACCACAACAAATCAAATATATGTAAGCCACACATACTAGCATAACAACTATACCTCATTCTCACACCCTTTGTAAATTAGTTATTTGCAcaaaatatcattcataacaTTTACATAAGTCAAACATTAACCAAAATAGCACtagagcctatacatgccatataatccgaATTTAATGTTTCAAAAACTACCGAGATAAACTGGATAGTGTGAACCTTCTGAAAATCTACAATGATattaaacaacacaagtaagcttaatgaagcttagtaagttcgacgaGTTAAACAAAATTCTTGCCGAACTaactataataaatcaaataataaaaatcatcCAAGACAACTCCCTGTCATTCACAACTTCAATTGATAAATACATatgtattcaaatcaatacaaaaataaataacatgtcttttaaattcattaaataaatcacCTTATCGAGATTTTCCCATTCGAAGAACGACTTACAAGTAAGAGTACATAGTCaatagaagctcataagagctggtcCTCCCGAATACGCCaacagaagctcgtaagagctgatCCACCCAATCACGCCAAACAGAAAGTAAAACacgagaattcgcaacaaatgttgAACCTCGGTTTACTTGGATAAAATGTCGATATCTTTCTCCAATTCCTTCTCCACTCCAAACATCCGTCATACACCAAATCACGAATGTACTCAAATCATGCGTTTAATTCAAACCAAATGTCCAATTCAACattataattcaaacaataattcatttccaacaatagaatatatgcataatatcaatcatcaatttatacaaatgttaaattttaactgtacgaacttacctggactgaatTGTAGTAATTTCATAAGTTCAACGACTATTCCGCTATTTTTCCTTTTCTACAAGTATCTGcgggatcttgatctaaaatataaaattactcatttattagcatatatttcatttccaatctattttaaaattaatacttttttattttttaaatttacgcaattaccccaaacttttacaacttttgcaatttaatcccttaattagttaatctatcaaattaactaattttctcaaaTCAATAATCTATCTAAATATTTTAGGCCCTCATACAGCCCCTAATAAACCTAAAATTCACTATCAAACTctaatattttgacattttcacaatttaatgctaaaatcaatatttaacaaaaatcactttacaaaaccacACACAATACAATCAAAGCTCCAAATCCATGTTATTCataaaaaaacatataatatttatcaatgaaaacttccaaaatttttaacagaatcaaAAGCGAAGGTATGAGTTAGTTGGACCTGgttgcaacgatctaaaaaatataaaaattacaagatatGGGTAAGAATTGAGCTCCCATGGAAGCTCCTATGCTCAATCGATTCTCCAAGCTATTTCTATGATGTTTCGACAATGACaaaagaagaaaatgaagaaaaaccTATTTCTTCTTACTTAATTTTGTTTTACTTTCAACTAAATTACAAGTTTGccattataatttcattattttgtcCTTATCCATCAATTTGCCGTCCTACTATATTATTTAGGGCTTAATTTCCACTTAAGTCCTTCCTCAATTAATAATAACACCATTTCATCACCTAATTGCTATAATTagcaagttttacactttttttcaatttagtcctttttctttaattagctaACTAAACATTaatatttcttaaccaaattttaatacgactatAATGACtttataaatattctaaaaataatatttatgagtagATACGAcagaaatttgtggtcccgaaactattgtTCCGTCACCActaaaaatcaggttgttacataaATGCTATATAAGTCAATATATCATAAATATGCAATAACTAAACTTAGTTTCAAGTCATAGAAATACAACTGAAAGCTCACATCACCCATCATCGACTCTCCCCTTTCATTTCCCTTTCGACGATCCTGTGTCGTTTTTAGCTGTAAATAATAATTCAGTAATGGTATAATATCAAATTcgattcaaatcatattcaattTCAAGTCATACATATTttgtaaattattcaatttaatcctctatctcgataatcaatcaaattcatacaATCCTATTCGGTCAATCAtaatcaaatatcaattcatAAAGTATCTCAAATTGTAATTTAtcatattcaatttatcaatcaatttatcatttctttacgatttagtccatatCACACCTTTTTGTACTAAATTATAAACAATTCAAATTACAACCACATAAAAACAATTTCATAATTCAAGAATATGTTACAATTATATCTAACCATACCTATGAGCTCACTTGGTTAAAATAGTATACaagttgaattttttttgtcttttcCCCGATTATTTCTGAATTGGTCAAATTCCCGATCTATTCagttattcaattcaatttatcaatttcaacCCTCTTATTTCTTTCTATTATAAACTTTTATCAgctcaattttattttttgaatgctccctaatttttttattttattcaatttagtccttaaaaccgAAATagtcataactttcaaatttgagcctCGATTTCGAATCTGATCACAATTTCATCCCTCTACAGCCAACTACTATCCATAATTATATaaatttcataccaatttcaaaatatttatactttAGCTCCTATATTCAAAACTAACAACTTTCTCTTTACAAACTAGTCACTTTTCATATCTAGGCTTTATATCTAACCATTTAAGACAAAGAATTTCAAGATTCAACAAAGAAATATTTATAAACTTCAACATTTTCGAAAATTAACACACGAGTTAACTAAATTAAACTCCTaagacctcaaaaacataaaaattacagaGAAGAACTAAATTGAACTCACCAATTTAaactgtaacggcctaattttcagtggtgtcggaaatggtgatttgagatcaccaaattcgacaaataatattgaacaagatagtaatttaatatttatgagtcaagtaagaatttagaagaatttgtgaaatggtaaaattagtgaattaaaagaatttattaggtcaaacgggtcaaaaacgaggta
This is a stretch of genomic DNA from Gossypium arboreum isolate Shixiya-1 chromosome 11, ASM2569848v2, whole genome shotgun sequence. It encodes these proteins:
- the LOC108473113 gene encoding uncharacterized protein LOC108473113, translating into MDSFYFHNVKTEKVKAMKKYNRLQSIAKVFRIFEVLSALLFLAWTAERVPFAIKISGEFVLKLGGIIASPFFVFLICNLIIITLIAKSGIFSAVRNADSKVCEEIIIKTADTHSKSVSQEEIVYQDKEIISEVNTSTRECEDMEPELEPESDSDFEADNRRVYRRSKSEKLEREKVKKELRRSESEKKCQKIENLDEKLFPEDDLSNEEFQRAIEDFIAKQLRFRREESLSIVLQSQA